The Bombus vancouverensis nearcticus chromosome 2, iyBomVanc1_principal, whole genome shotgun sequence genome window below encodes:
- the TpnT gene encoding troponin T, skeletal muscle isoform X5, with the protein MSEFDDDNGNEDEIEQKYRNHQQTCLTTRSNTPARRRWSRKRKQPERKIEGRASQKESGENIEFMKRQEQKRSDLDEQLKEYIAEWRKQRAKEEEELKRLKEKQAKRKITRADEEKRLAQKKKEEEERRQREIEEKKQRDIEEKRKRLEESEKKRQAMMQAMKDQANKKGPNFTITRKDLAGNLTSAQLERNKTKEQLEEEKKISLSIRIKPLEIDGMSIEKLRFKATELWDTIVKLETEKYDLEERQKRQDYDLKELKERQKQQLRHKALKKGLDPEALTGKYPPKIQVASKYERRVDTRSYDDKKKLFEGGYDTLLAEYNEKLWKQKTEQFMKRNKTKLPKWFGERPGKKPGDPESPEGEEDVKAAAEDEELEEPQFEEEEEEEEEEEEEEEEEEKKEGEGEGEEEEEEEEEEEEEEEEEEEEEEEEEEE; encoded by the exons ATGAGCGAGTTCGATGACGACAACGGCAACGAAGACGAGATCGAGCAGAAG TACCGTAACCACCAGCAAACATGTCTGACGACGAGGAGCAATACTC CAGCGAGGAGGAGGTGGTCGAGGAAACGTAA GCAGCCGGAAAGGAAGATCGA gGGTAGGGCGTCCCAAAA GGAGTCTGGGGAGAATATCGAGTTTATGAAG AGGCAAGAACAGAAAAGGAGCGACCTAGACGAACAGCTTAAGGAATACATCGCAGAATGGCGGAAACAGAGAGCCAAGGAGGAGGAGGAACTGAAGAGATTGAAG GAGAAGCAAGCGAAGCGCAAGATTACTCGCGCGGACGAGGAGAAGAGATTGGCTCAGAAaaagaaggaggaggaagaacGTCGCCAACGTGAAATCG AGGAAAAGAAGCAACGCGATATTGAGGAAAAGAGAAA ACGTTTGGAAGAATCAGAAAAGAAACGTCAGGCTATGATGCAAGCGATGAAAGATCAAGCGAACAAGAAGGGCCCCAACTTTACCATCACTAGGAAAGATCTAGCA GGTAACCTTACGTCGGCGCAACTGGAACGCAACAAGACGAAAGAACAGCTGGAAGAGGAAAAGAAGATTTCGCTGAGCATTCGCATCAAACCCCTGGAAATCGATGGTATGTCCATTGAGAAGCTCCGGTTCAAGGCTACCGAACTCTGGGATACCATTGTCAAGCTGGAGACCGAGAAATATGATCTTGAAGAGCGACAGAAACGCCAGGACTATGAC CTTAAAGAATTAAAGGAACGTCAGAAGCAGCAACTGAGGCACAAGGCTTTGAAGAAAGGTCTTGATCCCGAAGCCCTCACCGGAAAATACCCT CCTAAGATCCAAGTGGCCTCCAAATACGAACGTCGAGTGGATACCAGGTCTTATGACGATAAGAAGAAGCTCTTCGAGGGT GGCTATGACACGCTTCTAGCGGAGTACAACGAGAAACTATGGAAACAGAAAACAGAACAGTTCATGAAGCGTAACAAAA CGAAATTGCCCAAGTGGTTCGGCGAGAGGCCAGGCAAGAAACCAGGAGACCCCGAATCTCCAGAAGGCGAAGAAGACGTGAAGGCTGCGGCTGAAGACGAAGAGCTTGAGGAACCACaattcgaagaagaagaagaagaggaggaggaagaggaggaggaagaagaagaggaagagaagaaggAGGGTGAGGGTGAaggcgaggaagaggaggaagaagaggaagaagaggaggaagaagaggaagaagaggaagaggaagaggaggaggaagaggaagaatag
- the TpnT gene encoding troponin T, skeletal muscle isoform X3 — translation MSDDEEQYSESGENIEFMKRQEQKRSDLDEQLKEYIAEWRKQRAKEEEELKRLKEKQAKRKITRADEEKRLAQKKKEEEERRQREIEEKKQRDIEEKRKRLEESEKKRQAMMQAMKDQANKKGPNFTITRKDLAGNLTSAQLERNKTKEQLEEEKKISLSIRIKPLEIDGMSIEKLRFKATELWDTIVKLETEKYDLEERQKRQDYDLKELKERQKQQLRHKALKKGLDPEALTGKYPPKIQVASKYERRVDTRSYDDKKKLFEGGLTEQQKESIEKQWAQQKEQFLGRQKTKLPKWFGERPGKKPGDPESPEGEEDVKAAAEDEELEEPQFEEEEEEEEEEEEEEEEEEKKEGEGEGEEEEEEEEEEEEEEEEEEEEEEEEEEE, via the exons ATGTCTGACGACGAGGAGCAATACTC GGAGTCTGGGGAGAATATCGAGTTTATGAAG AGGCAAGAACAGAAAAGGAGCGACCTAGACGAACAGCTTAAGGAATACATCGCAGAATGGCGGAAACAGAGAGCCAAGGAGGAGGAGGAACTGAAGAGATTGAAG GAGAAGCAAGCGAAGCGCAAGATTACTCGCGCGGACGAGGAGAAGAGATTGGCTCAGAAaaagaaggaggaggaagaacGTCGCCAACGTGAAATCG AGGAAAAGAAGCAACGCGATATTGAGGAAAAGAGAAA ACGTTTGGAAGAATCAGAAAAGAAACGTCAGGCTATGATGCAAGCGATGAAAGATCAAGCGAACAAGAAGGGCCCCAACTTTACCATCACTAGGAAAGATCTAGCA GGTAACCTTACGTCGGCGCAACTGGAACGCAACAAGACGAAAGAACAGCTGGAAGAGGAAAAGAAGATTTCGCTGAGCATTCGCATCAAACCCCTGGAAATCGATGGTATGTCCATTGAGAAGCTCCGGTTCAAGGCTACCGAACTCTGGGATACCATTGTCAAGCTGGAGACCGAGAAATATGATCTTGAAGAGCGACAGAAACGCCAGGACTATGAC CTTAAAGAATTAAAGGAACGTCAGAAGCAGCAACTGAGGCACAAGGCTTTGAAGAAAGGTCTTGATCCCGAAGCCCTCACCGGAAAATACCCT CCTAAGATCCAAGTGGCCTCCAAATACGAACGTCGAGTGGATACCAGGTCTTATGACGATAAGAAGAAGCTCTTCGAGGGT GGCCTGACCGAACAGCAGAAGGAGTCCATAGAGAAGCAGTGGGCTCAACAGAAGGAACAATTCCTTGGTCGTCAGAAGA CGAAATTGCCCAAGTGGTTCGGCGAGAGGCCAGGCAAGAAACCAGGAGACCCCGAATCTCCAGAAGGCGAAGAAGACGTGAAGGCTGCGGCTGAAGACGAAGAGCTTGAGGAACCACaattcgaagaagaagaagaagaggaggaggaagaggaggaggaagaagaagaggaagagaagaaggAGGGTGAGGGTGAaggcgaggaagaggaggaagaagaggaagaagaggaggaagaagaggaagaagaggaagaggaagaggaggaggaagaggaagaatag
- the TpnT gene encoding troponin T, skeletal muscle isoform X1 has translation MSDDEEQYSGRASQKESGENIEFMKRQEQKRSDLDEQLKEYIAEWRKQRAKEEEELKRLKEKQAKRKITRADEEKRLAQKKKEEEERRQREIEEKKQRDIEEKRKRLEESEKKRQAMMQAMKDQANKKGPNFTITRKDLAGNLTSAQLERNKTKEQLEEEKKISLSIRIKPLEIDGMSIEKLRFKATELWDTIVKLETEKYDLEERQKRQDYDLKELKERQKQQLRHKALKKGLDPEALTGKYPPKIQVASKYERRVDTRSYDDKKKLFEGGLTEQQKESIEKQWAQQKEQFLGRQKTKLPKWFGERPGKKPGDPESPEGEEDVKAAAEDEELEEPQFEEEEEEEEEEEEEEEEEEKKEGEGEGEEEEEEEEEEEEEEEEEEEEEEEEEEE, from the exons ATGTCTGACGACGAGGAGCAATACTC gGGTAGGGCGTCCCAAAA GGAGTCTGGGGAGAATATCGAGTTTATGAAG AGGCAAGAACAGAAAAGGAGCGACCTAGACGAACAGCTTAAGGAATACATCGCAGAATGGCGGAAACAGAGAGCCAAGGAGGAGGAGGAACTGAAGAGATTGAAG GAGAAGCAAGCGAAGCGCAAGATTACTCGCGCGGACGAGGAGAAGAGATTGGCTCAGAAaaagaaggaggaggaagaacGTCGCCAACGTGAAATCG AGGAAAAGAAGCAACGCGATATTGAGGAAAAGAGAAA ACGTTTGGAAGAATCAGAAAAGAAACGTCAGGCTATGATGCAAGCGATGAAAGATCAAGCGAACAAGAAGGGCCCCAACTTTACCATCACTAGGAAAGATCTAGCA GGTAACCTTACGTCGGCGCAACTGGAACGCAACAAGACGAAAGAACAGCTGGAAGAGGAAAAGAAGATTTCGCTGAGCATTCGCATCAAACCCCTGGAAATCGATGGTATGTCCATTGAGAAGCTCCGGTTCAAGGCTACCGAACTCTGGGATACCATTGTCAAGCTGGAGACCGAGAAATATGATCTTGAAGAGCGACAGAAACGCCAGGACTATGAC CTTAAAGAATTAAAGGAACGTCAGAAGCAGCAACTGAGGCACAAGGCTTTGAAGAAAGGTCTTGATCCCGAAGCCCTCACCGGAAAATACCCT CCTAAGATCCAAGTGGCCTCCAAATACGAACGTCGAGTGGATACCAGGTCTTATGACGATAAGAAGAAGCTCTTCGAGGGT GGCCTGACCGAACAGCAGAAGGAGTCCATAGAGAAGCAGTGGGCTCAACAGAAGGAACAATTCCTTGGTCGTCAGAAGA CGAAATTGCCCAAGTGGTTCGGCGAGAGGCCAGGCAAGAAACCAGGAGACCCCGAATCTCCAGAAGGCGAAGAAGACGTGAAGGCTGCGGCTGAAGACGAAGAGCTTGAGGAACCACaattcgaagaagaagaagaagaggaggaggaagaggaggaggaagaagaagaggaagagaagaaggAGGGTGAGGGTGAaggcgaggaagaggaggaagaagaggaagaagaggaggaagaagaggaagaagaggaagaggaagaggaggaggaagaggaagaatag
- the TpnT gene encoding troponin T, skeletal muscle isoform X4, whose translation MKRQEQKRSDLDEQLKEYIAEWRKQRAKEEEELKRLKEKQAKRKITRADEEKRLAQKKKEEEERRQREIEEKKQRDIEEKRKRLEESEKKRQAMMQAMKDQANKKGPNFTITRKDLAGNLTSAQLERNKTKEQLEEEKKISLSIRIKPLEIDGMSIEKLRFKATELWDTIVKLETEKYDLEERQKRQDYDLKELKERQKQQLRHKALKKGLDPEALTGKYPPKIQVASKYERRVDTRSYDDKKKLFEGGLTEQQKESIEKQWAQQKEQFLGRQKTKLPKWFGERPGKKPGDPESPEGEEDVKAAAEDEELEEPQFEEEEEEEEEEEEEEEEEEKKEGEGEGEEEEEEEEEEEEEEEEEEEEEEEEEEE comes from the exons ATGAAG AGGCAAGAACAGAAAAGGAGCGACCTAGACGAACAGCTTAAGGAATACATCGCAGAATGGCGGAAACAGAGAGCCAAGGAGGAGGAGGAACTGAAGAGATTGAAG GAGAAGCAAGCGAAGCGCAAGATTACTCGCGCGGACGAGGAGAAGAGATTGGCTCAGAAaaagaaggaggaggaagaacGTCGCCAACGTGAAATCG AGGAAAAGAAGCAACGCGATATTGAGGAAAAGAGAAA ACGTTTGGAAGAATCAGAAAAGAAACGTCAGGCTATGATGCAAGCGATGAAAGATCAAGCGAACAAGAAGGGCCCCAACTTTACCATCACTAGGAAAGATCTAGCA GGTAACCTTACGTCGGCGCAACTGGAACGCAACAAGACGAAAGAACAGCTGGAAGAGGAAAAGAAGATTTCGCTGAGCATTCGCATCAAACCCCTGGAAATCGATGGTATGTCCATTGAGAAGCTCCGGTTCAAGGCTACCGAACTCTGGGATACCATTGTCAAGCTGGAGACCGAGAAATATGATCTTGAAGAGCGACAGAAACGCCAGGACTATGAC CTTAAAGAATTAAAGGAACGTCAGAAGCAGCAACTGAGGCACAAGGCTTTGAAGAAAGGTCTTGATCCCGAAGCCCTCACCGGAAAATACCCT CCTAAGATCCAAGTGGCCTCCAAATACGAACGTCGAGTGGATACCAGGTCTTATGACGATAAGAAGAAGCTCTTCGAGGGT GGCCTGACCGAACAGCAGAAGGAGTCCATAGAGAAGCAGTGGGCTCAACAGAAGGAACAATTCCTTGGTCGTCAGAAGA CGAAATTGCCCAAGTGGTTCGGCGAGAGGCCAGGCAAGAAACCAGGAGACCCCGAATCTCCAGAAGGCGAAGAAGACGTGAAGGCTGCGGCTGAAGACGAAGAGCTTGAGGAACCACaattcgaagaagaagaagaagaggaggaggaagaggaggaggaagaagaagaggaagagaagaaggAGGGTGAGGGTGAaggcgaggaagaggaggaagaagaggaagaagaggaggaagaagaggaagaagaggaagaggaagaggaggaggaagaggaagaatag
- the TpnT gene encoding troponin T, skeletal muscle isoform X2 has protein sequence MSDDEEQYSGRASQKESGENIEFMKRQEQKRSDLDEQLKEYIAEWRKQRAKEEEELKRLKEKQAKRKITRADEEKRLAQKKKEEEERRQREIEEKKQRDIEEKRKRLEESEKKRQAMMQAMKDQANKKGPNFTITRKDLAGNLTSAQLERNKTKEQLEEEKKISLSIRIKPLEIDGMSIEKLRFKATELWDTIVKLETEKYDLEERQKRQDYDLKELKERQKQQLRHKALKKGLDPEALTGKYPPKIQVASKYERRVDTRSYDDKKKLFEGGYDTLLAEYNEKLWKQKTEQFMKRNKTKLPKWFGERPGKKPGDPESPEGEEDVKAAAEDEELEEPQFEEEEEEEEEEEEEEEEEEKKEGEGEGEEEEEEEEEEEEEEEEEEEEEEEEEEE, from the exons ATGTCTGACGACGAGGAGCAATACTC gGGTAGGGCGTCCCAAAA GGAGTCTGGGGAGAATATCGAGTTTATGAAG AGGCAAGAACAGAAAAGGAGCGACCTAGACGAACAGCTTAAGGAATACATCGCAGAATGGCGGAAACAGAGAGCCAAGGAGGAGGAGGAACTGAAGAGATTGAAG GAGAAGCAAGCGAAGCGCAAGATTACTCGCGCGGACGAGGAGAAGAGATTGGCTCAGAAaaagaaggaggaggaagaacGTCGCCAACGTGAAATCG AGGAAAAGAAGCAACGCGATATTGAGGAAAAGAGAAA ACGTTTGGAAGAATCAGAAAAGAAACGTCAGGCTATGATGCAAGCGATGAAAGATCAAGCGAACAAGAAGGGCCCCAACTTTACCATCACTAGGAAAGATCTAGCA GGTAACCTTACGTCGGCGCAACTGGAACGCAACAAGACGAAAGAACAGCTGGAAGAGGAAAAGAAGATTTCGCTGAGCATTCGCATCAAACCCCTGGAAATCGATGGTATGTCCATTGAGAAGCTCCGGTTCAAGGCTACCGAACTCTGGGATACCATTGTCAAGCTGGAGACCGAGAAATATGATCTTGAAGAGCGACAGAAACGCCAGGACTATGAC CTTAAAGAATTAAAGGAACGTCAGAAGCAGCAACTGAGGCACAAGGCTTTGAAGAAAGGTCTTGATCCCGAAGCCCTCACCGGAAAATACCCT CCTAAGATCCAAGTGGCCTCCAAATACGAACGTCGAGTGGATACCAGGTCTTATGACGATAAGAAGAAGCTCTTCGAGGGT GGCTATGACACGCTTCTAGCGGAGTACAACGAGAAACTATGGAAACAGAAAACAGAACAGTTCATGAAGCGTAACAAAA CGAAATTGCCCAAGTGGTTCGGCGAGAGGCCAGGCAAGAAACCAGGAGACCCCGAATCTCCAGAAGGCGAAGAAGACGTGAAGGCTGCGGCTGAAGACGAAGAGCTTGAGGAACCACaattcgaagaagaagaagaagaggaggaggaagaggaggaggaagaagaagaggaagagaagaaggAGGGTGAGGGTGAaggcgaggaagaggaggaagaagaggaagaagaggaggaagaagaggaagaagaggaagaggaagaggaggaggaagaggaagaatag
- the LOC117166616 gene encoding U11/U12 small nuclear ribonucleoprotein 35 kDa protein: MVDALQNWSPYAKKYEPLKAGSIDGTDTEPHDKAISRAMQAHYEPPHGLKSKPERTLFVARFGPKITKHDLKEFFSRYGEVVSAKVIVDVVTGLSQGYGFIEMRNEDEARRVIRRCVDATLKGYQIFVDYECGRTLHGWKPRRLGGGFGGKKGSGQLRFGGRDRPFKKPILPHVIRSNPHHEQHYHYEEHHQYQEHHHQGHQRYYQH; this comes from the exons ATG GTGGATGCTTTGCAGAATTGGAGTCCTTATGCCAAAAAATACGAACCCTTGAAAGCAGGTAGCATCGATGGTACAGATACAGAACCACATGATAAAGCTATTAGTCGTGCGATGCAAGCACATTATGAACCACCTCATGGATTAAAATCAAAACCAGAAAGGACATTATTTGTCGCCAGATTTGGTCCAAAAATTACCAAACATGATTTAAAGGAG tTTTTTTCTAGATATGGAGAAGTTGTATCGGCAAAAGTTATAGTTGATGTTGTAACTGGATTATCTCAAGGTTATGGATTTATTGAAATGAGAAACGAAGATGAAGCTAGAAGAGTAATTAGACGTTGCGTAGATGCTACGTTAAAAGgctatcaaatttttgtagatTACGAGTGTGGACGTACTTTGCATGGGTGGAAACCAAGGAGACTTG GTGGTGGTTTTGGTGGCAAAAAGGGGTCAGGTCAACTTAGATTTGGTGGAAGAGATAGACCTTTTAAAAAACCAATTTTACCTCATGTTATTAGGTCAAATCCTCATCACGAACAACATTATCATTATGAAGAACATCATCAGTATCAAGAACATCACCATCAAGGACATCAACGTTATTACCAACATTAA